The sequence below is a genomic window from Flavobacterium lipolyticum.
AGGAATTAAGAAAAGCCAGAGCCAACAAAAATCGTTATTATCTGATTGCCCGCAATTTGAGTTATACCGAATATGTGAAAATTAAAGGTTTTCCTTTGTTTAATCTGGGCGCTTTTAAAGGAGGGATAATTGTTGAACAGGAAACCGTTAGAAAACATCCGATAGGTAAAATTGCAGAACGAACCATTGGTTATGATCGAATTGACCCTGCAACCGGAATCGAAGTTGGTAAAGGAATCGAATGGGCTTATAAAAGTTATCTGAACGGGAAAGACGGAAAAATTTTAAAGCAAAAAATTGCAAAAGGACAATGGAAGCCTATTCGCGATTTAAATGAAGTAGATCCTGTAGACGGTTATGATGTGATTTCGACCATTGATGTTTTTATTCAGGATATTGCACATCATGCTTTATTAAAGCAATTGGAAGATTACGAAGCCGATCACGGTTGTGTGGTGGTAATGGAGACCGAAACGGGGCATGTAAAAGCAATCTCGAATCTGGGAAGATCAGAAGACGGATCGTACTATGAAACTACAAATTACGCTATAGCCGAGTCCCATGAGCCGGGATCGACATTTAAATTGGTCGATTTAATGGCGATTTTAGAAGATAAAGTAGCCGATACAAGTACTGTTTTTGACAGTCATGGAGGAGAAATGAGGTATTACGGACGTGCTGTTCGTGATTCGCACAGAGGCGGTTACGGGAAAATTTCGCTGGCACGAGGATTTGAACTTTCGTCCAATACCGTAATGGTTCAGGCTGTGTATGACAATTACAAAAGCAATCCGTCAAAGTTTGTAAATCATATTAATTCGTACGGATTAAATAAAACATTAGGATTGCATTTTAAAGGGGAAGGAAGGCCATATATTCCACAACCCGGAGACAAACACTGGTCAGGAGTTTCACTTCCGTGGATGGCTTTTGGTTATGGAGTTTCGGTTACGCCAATGCAAACCCTGGCGCTTTATAATGCCGTTGCGAACAATGGAGTTATGGTTAAGCCACAGTTTGTTTCGGAAATTAAAGAAT
It includes:
- a CDS encoding penicillin-binding protein; amino-acid sequence: MAVEDKHISYRIYLVAVFIFVMAIAIVVKLTNIQWVEGDYYRKLAKQRTVRNFVIPANKGNIYSADGSLLATSIPNYEIRFDAKAPKTETFEKYVKALSDSLATVLDRPAGYYQQELRKARANKNRYYLIARNLSYTEYVKIKGFPLFNLGAFKGGIIVEQETVRKHPIGKIAERTIGYDRIDPATGIEVGKGIEWAYKSYLNGKDGKILKQKIAKGQWKPIRDLNEVDPVDGYDVISTIDVFIQDIAHHALLKQLEDYEADHGCVVVMETETGHVKAISNLGRSEDGSYYETTNYAIAESHEPGSTFKLVDLMAILEDKVADTSTVFDSHGGEMRYYGRAVRDSHRGGYGKISLARGFELSSNTVMVQAVYDNYKSNPSKFVNHINSYGLNKTLGLHFKGEGRPYIPQPGDKHWSGVSLPWMAFGYGVSVTPMQTLALYNAVANNGVMVKPQFVSEIKEWNKTINKFEVEVINPKICSQETIDKVRAVLLNVVKKGTGSKLYSKDFSMAGKTGTAQVNYGGKEGKSGLYYASSFVGYFPAEHPKYSCIVVVHKPNTSKNNYYGADVAGPVFKRIAQKIFTDAPSTNRIKRLDSRIPKQDDSYNKYTAEANKKINQVPNLKGMPGMDAVALLENLDLKVRVIGVGKVKKQSIQPGQNISKNTIIVLELS